Sequence from the Maribellus comscasis genome:
ATGACATATCTGGGAGGAAATACTGCAGGTTACGAAGCCGGGATATTAAAAACAGGTATTGCCAATTCAACAACACTAACAGACGCTCAGCACTGGAATGTTGCTGATAATCCAATCCTCTCACCTTTGGATAAAAATGCCCGCTGGTTCGAAAATAAAACCATTTATAAAAGTTTGGTTATTTATGACAGTTCAAAACAAACGGGACATCCTTTTGTAATGTATTATAATGCAAAGGGGGATACAAGTAATTATGAAAGTATAGGAATGGCTGTTTCCGACGATATGATAAACTGGAAACGTTTCGGAGAAAATCCTGTAATAACCAAACACGAAGGAATTTGTGGTGACGCCCAAATCGCAAAATATAACAATCTCTATATTATGTTTTATTTTGGTGCATTTTGGAAACCGGGAGCTTTTGAACGATTTGCCTGTTCGTATGATTTGGTAAACTGGACCGAATGGAATGGTCCCGATTTAATTGCTCCCTCTGAAGATTTCGATATACAATATGCACATAAACCATGGGTGATTAAATGGGAAGGTGTTGTTTATCATTTTTACAATGCGGTTGGAGATAAGGGAAGAGTAATTGCACTCGCCACGTCGAAAAATATTTCTCCTGAATAACAAATTGAATTTTACATATTTCAAAGATTCTCCTTATTCGAACTGAATTTTAATTTACTTGTTGTTCTCGTAGAGTATGATGCAATATCCACTAATAATATTTGACGGTGTTTGTAATTTATGTAACGGCGCTGTTGATTTTGTTTTAAGCCGCGACTCCAAAAAGCAATTCCGTTTTGTTGCGCTTCAGTCGGAAGCCGGCGAAAAAGTTTGTCGTGAACTTCAAATTCCTGCTGAAACAGATTCCGTAATTTTATATTGGAAAAAGGAACTGTTTACTGAATCGGAAGCAGCACTTGAAATTGTTCGTTTACTTCCCGTTCCATGGAAATGGGCCGCAATATT
This genomic interval carries:
- a CDS encoding glycosylase, encoding MKNINLILILLIISVLACNREKKSIPESTIHQEIMNQVYEEVKTPFKYGIVYQHPDSSKMVDSPTIFRENNRWYMTYIVFDGNGYETWLAESDNLLNWETKGKIFSFTKNTWDANQKAGYVALVDIKWGGDYSVKKFKDKYWMTYLGGNTAGYEAGILKTGIANSTTLTDAQHWNVADNPILSPLDKNARWFENKTIYKSLVIYDSSKQTGHPFVMYYNAKGDTSNYESIGMAVSDDMINWKRFGENPVITKHEGICGDAQIAKYNNLYIMFYFGAFWKPGAFERFACSYDLVNWTEWNGPDLIAPSEDFDIQYAHKPWVIKWEGVVYHFYNAVGDKGRVIALATSKNISPE
- a CDS encoding thiol-disulfide oxidoreductase DCC family protein, which produces MMQYPLIIFDGVCNLCNGAVDFVLSRDSKKQFRFVALQSEAGEKVCRELQIPAETDSVILYWKKELFTESEAALEIVRLLPVPWKWAAIFKIIPKKPRDKIYRWIAKNRYRWFGQKQTCRLPSPQEKQFFPEAADLKF